The DNA sequence CGTTGTTTTCAAGGGGATCTTAGTGGCTACTCGCGCCGGAGCTCTTGAAGTAAAGACACTGAGGGAGATCATCGAAATATATGTGATGACGGGCTTGAGTCTTAAGCAtgtttatacattttatatgttttgagTGTTGCGTGTATCTTTATGTTATcactcaaaaaaaaacattacaattACACAAATTATAGAGAATAACAGCATTTTTGAGAAATCAGTTTCTCCTTCCAAGTTCCAACATATTATACTCGTAAGGTCCCTAGACTCCCTACTATCATCGTCATGGTCATGCGATGCTCATGACTCACTGAGACTACTTTTTgtacaagattttttttaaaaagattttcagTGCGGTCACCAAGACACCAAAGTccatatatttttagaaaaattcaaaatatatgacaatattgttttaatacctAGTTTCatctgcactaacatatgatgtttcaaagaggtttggtgcTTTgttgctctccgtttatcaagaaaataataattatattggtttattccatcgatttagggggtattatgaagttttactaattaattgataaaaacattgaacgatgctcatttaccatgaaaaagagtttagcatataGTAAacaatgtagaatatggtagaaattttaaacaacactaagatttataggattcagtatataaagtatttaccaaaactcaatTTTTTGTAGGAGTTagtccatagattttgagaaaattcaaaaataagataatattttttaatgcttAGTTGCATCCGCACTAACtttgatgatggtcaaagaggtttggagcctctGTGCTCttcgtttatcaagaaaataataattttatttggctattccatcgatttagggagtattatgaattttactaaattaattgataaaaataattgagatgctcatttaccatgaaatagagttaagcgacattaatacaaatgtaaatatgatagaaatttaaaacaacactaatattataggcttcagtatataagtatttacaaaaactcatatttttgtaggggttagcccatagattttgagaaaatttcaaaatatgacaatattgttttaatgcctagttgcatcctgcactacatatgatgatgttcaaagaggtttggagcctttgtcgtctccgtttatcaagaataataactttatagtggttattccatcgatttgggagtattatgaagttttattaaattatttgataaaaacaattgaaatatgctcatttaccatgaaaagagtttagcatacattaataaaaatgtagaatatggtataaatttgataacaacactaaagattataggcttcagtaatataagtatttaccaaaaactcatatttttgtaggggtagcccatatattttgagaaaaataaaaaatatgacaatattgttttaaatgcttagttgcatcctgcactaacatatgatgatgttcaaagaggtttgaagcctttgtgctctccgtttatcaagaataataattttatattgtctattccatcgatttaggggggtattatgaagttttactaaattaattgataaaaacaattgaacgatgctcatttaccatgaaattttttttaaaatacattaatacaaatgtagaatatggtagaaattttaaaacaacactaaagattataggcttcagtatataaagtatttaccaaaaactcaatatttttgtaggggttagcccatatattttgagaaaatttcaaaaaatatgacaatattgttttaatgcctagttgcatcctgcactaacatatgatgatgttcaaagaggtttggagcctttgtcgtctccgtttatcaagaaaataataactttatagtggttattccatcgatttagggagtattatgaagttttaagaaattatttgataaaaacaatgaaagtgtcatttaccatgaaaaagagtttagcatatattaatacaatgtagaatatggtataaattttaaaacaacactaaagattataggcttcagtatataaagtatttaccaaaaactcaatatttttgtaggggttagcccatagattttgagaaaatttgaaaaaatatgaaaatagttttttaatGCTTAGTTGCATCcagcactaacatatgatgatgttcaaagaggtttggagcctttgtgctctccgtttatcaagaaaataataattttatattggttattccatcgatttagggggtattatgaagttttactaaattaattgataaaaacaattgaaagatgctcatttaccatgaaatagagttaagcatacattaatacaaatgtacaatatggtagaaattttaaaaacacactaaagattataggtttcagtatataaagtatttaccaaaaactcaatatttttgtaggggttagcccatagattttgagaaaatttcaaaaaatatgacaatattgttttaatgcctagttgcatcctgcactaacatatgatgatgttcaaagaggtttggagcctttgtcgtctcgtttatcaagaaaataataactttatagtggttattccatagatttagggagtattatgaagttttactaaattatttgataaaacaattgaagatgctcatttaccatgaaaaagagtttagcatacattaatacaaatgtagaatatgttagaaattttaaaacaacactaaagattataggcttcagtatataaaatatttaccaaaaactcaatattttgtaggggttagcccatagattttgagaaaatttcaaaaaatatgacaatattgttttaatgcctagttgcatcctgcactaacatattgATGTTCAAAAGGTTTGGAGCATTTGTCGTCTCcattttatcaagaaaataataactttatagtggttattccatcgatttagggagtgtattatattgttttattaaattatttgataaaaacaattgaaagatgctctttaccatgaaaaagagtttagcatacattaatacaaatttaaatatggtgtaaattttaaaacaacactaaagattataggcttcagtatataaagtatttatcaaaactcaatattttgtagggattagcccatagattttgagagaaaatttcaaaaaatatgacaatattgttttaatgcctagttgcatcctgcactaacatatgatgatgttcaaagaggtttggagcctttgtgctctccgtttatcaggAAAATAATAATTCCATATTgattattccatcgatttaggagagtattatgaagttttactaaattaattgataaaaacaattgaacgatgctcatttaccatgaaaaagagtttagcatacattaatacaaatgtagaatatggtagaaattttaaaacaacactaaagattataggcttcagtatataaagtattttccaaaaactcaatatttttgtagggttagcccatagattttgagaaaatttcaaaaatatgataaattattttttaatgcctagttgcatcctgcactaacatatgatgatgttcaaagaggtttggagcctttgtcgtctccgtttatcaagaaaataataactttatagtggttattccatcgatttagggtttattatgaagttttatttaattatttgataaaaacaattgaaagatgctcatttaccatgaaaaagagttcatcatacattaatacaaatgtagaatatggtagaaattttaaaacaacactaaagattataggcttcagtatataaagtatttaccaaaaactcaatatttttgtaggggttagcccatagattttgagaaaaatttcaaaaaatatgacaatattgttttaatgcctagttgcatcctgcactaacatatgatgatgttcaaagaggtttggagcctttgtcgtctccgtttatcaagaaaataataactttatagtggttattccatcgatttggggtattatgaagttttataaattatttgataaaaacaattgaaagatgctcatttaccatgaaaaagagtttagcatacattaatacaaatgtagaatatggtataaattttaaaacaacactaaagattataggcttcagtatataaagtatttaccaaaaactcaatatttttgtaggggttagcccatagattttgagaaaatttcaaaaatatgacaatattgttttaatgcctagttgcatcctgcactaacatatgatgatgttcaaagaggtttggagcctttgtcgtctccgtttatcaagaaaataataattttatagtggttattccatcgattttgggggtattatgaagttttactaaattatttgataaaaacaattgaacgatgctcatttaccatgaaaaagagtttagcatacattaatacaaatgtagaatatggtataaattttaaaacaacactaaagattataggcttcagtatataaagtatttaccaaaaactcaatatttttgtaggggttagcccatagattttgagaaaatttcaaaaaatatgacaatattgttttaatgcctagttgcatcctgcactaacatatgatgatgttcaaagaggtttggagcctttgtcgtctccgtttatcaagaaaaaaataactttatagtggttattccatcgatttagggagtattatgaagttttaataaattatttgataaaaacaattgaaagatgctcatttaccatgaaaaagagtttagcatacattaatacaaatgtagaatatggtagaaattttaaaacaacactaaagattataggcttcagtatataaagtatttaccaaaaactcaatatttttgtaggggttagcccatagattttgagaaaatttcaaaaaatatgacaatattgttttaatgcctagttgcatcctgcactaacatatgatgatgttcaaagaggtttggagcctttgtcgtctccgtttatcaagaaaataataactttatagtggttattccatcgattttgggggtattatgaagttttactaaattatttgataaaaactattgaaagatgctcatttaccatgaaaaagagtttagcatacattaatacaaatgtagaatatggtataaattttaaaacaacactaaagattataggcttcagtatataaagtatttaccaaaaactcaatatttttgtaggggttagcccatagattttgagaaaatttcaaaaaatatgacaatattgttttaatgcctagttgcatcctgcactaacatatgatgatgttcaaagaggtttggagcttttgtcgtctccgtttatcaagaaaataataactttatagtggttattccatcgatttaggaggtattatgaagttttactaaataattgataaaaacccttgaacgatgctcatttaccatgaaaaagagtttagcatacattaatacaaatgtagaatatggtataaattttaaaacaacactaaagattataggcttcagtatataaagtatttaccaaaaactcaatatttttgtaggggttagcccatagattttgagaaaatttcaaaaaatatgacaatattattttaatgcctagtttcatcctgcactaacatatgatgatgttcaaagaggtttggagcctttgtcgtcttcgtttatcaagaaaataataactttatagtggttattccatcgatttagggagtattatgaagttttactaaatttattgataaaaacaattgaacgatgctcatttaccgtgaaaaagagtttagcatacattaatacaaatgtagaatatggtataaattttaaaacaacactaaagattataggcttcagtatataaagtatttaccaaaaactcaatatttttgtaggggttagcccatagattttgagaaaatttcaaaaaaatatgacaatattgttttaatgcctagttgcatcctgcactaacatatgatgatgttcaaagaggtttggagcctttgtgctctccgtttatcaagaaaataataattttatagtggttattccatcgatttaggggtattatgaagttttactaaattaattgataaaaacaattgaacgatgctcatttaccatgaaaaagagtttagcatacattaatacaaatgtagaatatggtagaaattttaaaacaacactaaagattataggcttcagtatataaagtatttaccaaaaactcaatatttttgtaggggttagcccatagattttgagaaaatttcaaaaaatatgacaatattgttttaatgcctagttgcatcctgcactaacatatgatgatgttcaaagaggtttggagcctttgtgctctccgtttatcaagaaaataataattttatagtggttattccatcgatttaggggtattatgaagttttactaaattattgataaaaacaattgaaagatgctcatttaccatgaaaaagagtttagcatacattaatacaaatgtagaatatggtagaaattttaaaacgacactaaagattataggcttcagtatataaagtatttaccaaaaactcaatatttttgtaggggttagcccatagattttgagaaaatttcaaaaaatatgacaatattgttttaatgcctagttgcatcctgcactaacatatgatgatgttcaaagaggtttggaactttgtcgtctccgtttatcaagaaaataataattttatagtggttattccatcgatttagggagtattatgaagttttactaaattaattgataaaaacaattgaaagatgctcatttaccatgaaaaagagtttagcatacattaatacaaatgtagaatatggtataaattttaaaacaacactaaagattataggcttcagtatataaagtatttaccaaaaactcaatatttttgtaggggttagcccatagattttgagaaaatttcaaaaatatgacaatattgttttaattcctagttgcatcctgcactaacatatgatgatgttcaaagaggtttggagcctttgtcgtctccgtttatcaagaaaataatagttttacagcggttattccatcgatttaggaggtattatgaagttttactaaattatttgataaaaacaattgaaagatgctcatttaccatgaaaaagagtttagcatacattaatacaaatgtagaatatggtataaattttaaaacaacactaaagattataggcttcagtatataaagtatttaccaaaaactcaatatttttgtaggggttagcccatagattttgagaaaatttcaaaaaatatgacaatattgttttaatgcctagttgcatcctgcactaacatatgatgatgttcaaagaggtttggagcctttgtcgtctccgtttatcaagaaaataataattttatagtggttattccatcgattttgggggtattatgaagttttactaaattatttgataaaaactattgaacgatgctcatttaccatgaaaaagagtttagcatacattaatacaaatgtagaatatggtataaattttaaaacaacactaaagattataggcttcagtatataaagtatttaccaaaaactcaatatttttgtaggggttagcccatagattttgagaaaatttcaaaaaatatgacaatattgttttaatgccaagttgcatcctgaactaacatatgatgatgttcaaagaggtttggagcctttgtgctctccgtttatcaagaaaataataactttatagtggttattccatcgattttgggggtattatgaagttttactaaattatttgataaaaacaattgaacgatgctcatttaccatgaaaaaaagtttagcatacattaatacaaatgtagaatatggtataaattttaaaacaacactaaagattataggcttcagtatataaagtatttaccaaaaactcaatatatttgtagggtttaagcccatagattttgagaaaatttcaaaaaatatgacaatattgttttaatgcctagttgcatcctgcactaacatatgatgatgttcaaagaggtttggagcctttgtcgtctccgtttatcaagaaaataataattttatagtggttattccatcgatttaggggatattatgaagttttactaaattatttgataaaaacaattgaacgatgctcatttaccatgaaaaacagtttagtatacattaataaaaatgtataatatggtagaaattttaaaacaacactaaagattataggcttcagtatataaagtatttaccaaaaactcaatatttttgtaggggttagcccatagattttgagaaaatttcaaaaaatatgacaatattgttttaatgcctagttgcatcctgcactaacatatgatgatgttcaaagaggtttggagcctttgccgtctccgtttatcaagaaaataataactttatagtggttattccatcgattttggggtattatgaagttttactaaattaattgataaaaacaattgaacgatgctcatttaccatgaaaaagagtttagcatacattaatacaaatgtacaatatggtagaaattttaaaacaacactaaagattataggccatagattttgagaaaatttcaaaaaatatgacaatattgttttaatgcctagttgcatcctgcactaacatatgatgatgttcaaagaggtttgaagcctttgtcgtctccgtttatcaagaaaataataactttatagtggttattccatcgatttagggagtattatgaagttttattaaattatttgataaaaactattgaaagatgctcatttaccatgaaaaagagtttagcatacattaatacaaatgtagaatatggtagaaattttaaaacaacactaaagattataggcttcagtatataaagtatttaccaaaaactcaatatttttgtaggggttagcccatagattttgagaaaatttcaaaaaatatgacaatattgttttaatgcctagttgcatcctgcactaacatatgatgatgttcaaagaggtttggagcctttgtcgtctccgtttatcaagaaaatcataatttatagtggttattccatcgatttaggggtattatgaagttttactaaattatttgataaaaactattgaacgatgctcatttaccatgaaaaagagtttagcatacattaatacaaatgtagaatatggtataaattttaaaacaacactaaagattataggcttcagtatataaagtatttaccaaaaactcaatatttttgtaggggttagcccatagattttgagaaaaattcaaaaaatatgacaatattgttttaatgcctagttgcatcctgcactaacatatgataatgttcaaagaggtttggagcctttgtcgtctccgtttatcaagaaaataataactttatagtggttattccatcgattttgggggtattatgaagttttactaaattatttgataaaaactattgaacgatgctcattttgcatgaaaaagaatttaacatacattaatacaaatgtagaatatggttgaaatgttaaaacaacactaaagattataggcttcagtatataaagtatttaccaaaaactcaatatttttgtaggggttagcccatagattttgagaaaatttcaaaaaatatgacaatattgttttaatgcctagttgcatcctgcactaacatatgatgacgttcaaagaggtttgaagcctttgtcgtctccgtttatcaagaaaataataactttatagtggttattgcatcgatttagggagtattatgaagttttactaaattaattgataaaaacaattgaacgatgctcatttaccatgaaaaagagctctATTTGTTAaagtatattaattattaaaaaaaaaaaacaaattttctaCTGAAAACAAGAGAAGAGAAGCGGTCTTGGGTGGAGAGAGTAGAAAAGGCCAAAAACCCATCATTCCGTCTTCCTCGTCTTCTCTCTATAGCTACCCTCTAAAACCACCGCTTCAGCTTCCCGaatcacatttatatatatatatctaacgaTCAACCATTATTCTCGTCTGCTTGTGATTATAATTCTGTTAAATGGGTCTTCACTGATAACTCTCATTTCTCGATTTTACCCAATCTTCTTTGGTTTTAGTTTCTCTCATCcaaaagtttgaatctttaccCCACAAAAAAGTTGGAAACTTTATCAATCTTTGGGTTGTTGTATTTGGGAATCTCCGATCTAAAATGGCTGCGATCACTGAGAGTGTGGATTCTGGTGTTGGTGAGGGAATTGAGAATAGCTTGGTGAAACCGGAGGAGTCTGATCAAGTGAAGAAACTGAATCCTGAAGCTAAGGAGTTTATCCCTTcttacaagaagaagaacaataaCCAGTCTCTGTCTTCTGGTGATTTTGCCATCACTAAGAAGCAATCTGGTGTTGAAGAATTCTACAAAAAAGATGGCAGCagggtaacaaaaaaaaagtttgatttttttttgttgggttGTTGTTGAAACTGTAAATGAATTTCATTGGCTGCTTATGTGATGATGTTTTAGTTTGGGTTCTTGATTATGATAAAAAGTCTCTAGCTTTGGAGGTTTTGTTTGATGATTTTCAGAGAGAAAGTTTCTGTTTTTACTTAACATTTCATCAATTGAGGATCTTTTAAATTATCCTTATAAAGTTTGGTTTTTGTGGATAATTACAGAGAAGAAACGATTATAATAACCAAGGGAGGAAAGTTAGGTTAGGTGGAAGAGCTTCCAAGGCTCAAAGAGATGATAGTATTAGAAGAACAGTCTATGTCTCTGACATTGATCAGACTGTAAGTTACcttaactctctctctctctctctctctttctcttttgtaTCATTCTAATTCTATATTCTTCTTTCTTATTAGGTGACTGAGGAAGTCTTAGCTGGATTGTTCAGCAGCTATGGACAAGTAAGTTTAAAATCCACAAGCTAGATCCTTTTCTTTGTGTGTGTGGTTAAGTGTTAACATTGTGTTCTTTTTCTTGTGAAGGTTGTTGATTGTCGTATCTGTGGAGATCCAAATTCAGTTCTTCGCTTTGCGTTTGTTGAGTTCTCTGATGACCGTAAGTTATATTAAAGCTGTCTTCtttaaaagttttgattttacaTTAGTAAGAATGTTTGGTTCAAGCAGAAGGTGCAAGGGCTGCTTTGAGTGTCGGTGGGACAGTGATAGGTTATCACCCAGTTAGAGTATTGCCTTCCAAGACTGCTATTCTTCCAGTGAATCCCACATTTCTCCCCAGGGTAATGTAAACAACTGTTTCCATTTTGAGGTTTGGAAACTGAACTTTTATGTCTCCTTTTTGTGTTGTGTTCAGTCAGAAGATGAGAGGGAGAAGTGTACAAGGACCATCTACTGCACTAATGTCGACAAGAATGTAAACACTTGTTCCCTGTTTATGCATTTTGTGTACTTGTTCTCAGTTTTTAAGATGActtgttttaaaacttttgcAGGCCACTGAAGATGATGTCAGAATCTTCTTTGAGTCTGCCTGCGGTGAGGTCAGTCTAGAGCTACAATACAATATGAAGTTTGTAAAATGCAACAAATAAGATTTTCTTCTTATATTAAACAGGTTACTCGCATAAGGCTTCTTGGTGACCAGTTGCATTCTACTCGTATTGCTTTTGTTGAATTTGCCATTGTAAGCTCCCTGCTGTCTTCAAAACATGAGCTTTTGTGTCTTCTTTTACAAGTAGATAAAGTCAGTTTGAAAGGCTTGTGATTCTTAGTTTTACCGAAGaactaaatatgtttttttttggctttggGGATGAAATATAGGCAGAGAGTGCAGTTGCGGCGCTGAACTGCAGCGGAGTAGTCTTAGGATCTCAGCCGATAAGGTACATTTTGCATTTAATCTTTGGCTGAATATTAAAACATGATATACTGAAAccttgttttttaaaatatcttcaGGGTAAGT is a window from the Brassica rapa cultivar Chiifu-401-42 unplaced genomic scaffold, CAAS_Brap_v3.01 Scaffold0663, whole genome shotgun sequence genome containing:
- the LOC103848901 gene encoding polyadenylate-binding protein-interacting protein 8; its protein translation is MAAITESVDSGVGEGIENSLVKPEESDQVKKLNPEAKEFIPSYKKKNNNQSLSSGDFAITKKQSGVEEFYKKDGSRRRNDYNNQGRKVRLGGRASKAQRDDSIRRTVYVSDIDQTVTEEVLAGLFSSYGQVVDCRICGDPNSVLRFAFVEFSDDQGARAALSVGGTVIGYHPVRVLPSKTAILPVNPTFLPRSEDEREKCTRTIYCTNVDKNATEDDVRIFFESACGEVTRIRLLGDQLHSTRIAFVEFAIAESAVAALNCSGVVLGSQPIRVSPSKTPVRSRFTRSPSTN